One genomic region from Cucumis melo cultivar AY chromosome 9, USDA_Cmelo_AY_1.0, whole genome shotgun sequence encodes:
- the LOC103504426 gene encoding ankyrin repeat-containing protein At2g01680, with protein sequence MMESKTLRFITHQSFFSVVRSGDLEAVKQVLDKLSGDDQAEGSSITDLMAMQNDAGETPLYVAAENNLEDVFSYLLQFSTVQILKIRSKSDLHPFHVAAKRGHLGIVKELLAIWPELCRSCDSSNTSPLYSAAVQDHLEVVNAILGADVSTLRIVRKNGKTALHNVARYGLLRIVKTLLDHDPGIVAIKDKKSQTALHMAVKGQSTAAVEELLQVDASILNERDKMGNTALHIATRKCRSEIVSLLLSFTSLDVNAINSQRETAMDLADKLQYSESSLEIKEALAEAGAKYARHVGQVDEAMELKRTVSDIKHEVHSQLIQNEKTRRRVSGIVKELKKLHREAVQSTTNSITVVAVLFASIAFLAIFNLPGQYIQNGKDVGKANIADNMGFQVFCLLNTTSLFISLAVVVVQITLVAWDTTAQKQVVSVVNKLMWAACACTSGAFISIAYVVVGHETWMALAITLVGVPILVATLASMCYLVFRQHFGIFSSDSQRRIRRASGSKSFSWPHSVNISDDDDYNSDLEKIYAL encoded by the exons ATGATGGAATCCAAGACTCTGCGATTCATTACCCATCAATCGTTCTTCTCTGTTGTTCGATCGGGGGATCTTGAGGCTGTTAAACAGGTTTTGGATAAGCTGAGTGGAGATGACCAGGCTGAGGGTTCTTCGATTACCGATCTGATGGCGATGCAGAACGATGCTGGGGAGACGCCTTTGTATGTCGCTGCTGAGAATAATCTTGAGGATGTTTTTTCCTACTTGCTTCAATTTTCCACTGTTCAGATCCTGAAGATTAGGTCCAAATCTGATTTGCACCCTTTTCATGTTGCTGCTAAGCGTGGCCATCTAG GTATTGTAAAGGAGCTTTTGGCCATTTGGCCGGAGCTTTGCAGGTCATGTGACTCTTCAAACACAAGCCCCCTCTATTCAGCTGCTGTACAAGACCATTTGGAAGTAGTTAATGCCATCTTAGGTGCTGATGTTAGTACACTGAGAATTGTAAGAAAGAATGGAAAGACAGCTCTGCATAATGTAGCTAGGTATGGCCTACTTCGGATCGTTAAAACGCTTCTTGATCATGATCCTGGAATAGTTGCAATTAAAGACAAAAAATCCCAGACTGCACTTCACATGGCTGTGAAAGGCCAGAGCACTGCAGCGGTCGAGGAGCTGTTGCAGGTTGATGCTTCTATATTGAATGAACGAGACAAGATGGGAAATACAGCTTTGCATATAGCAACTAGAAAGTGTCGATCAGAG ATTGTAAGCCTTTTGCTGAGCTTTACATCGCTTGACGTCAATGCAATCAATAGCCAACGGGAGACTGCTATGGACTTGGCTGACAAACTGCAATACAGTGAATCTTCACTGGAGATTAAAGAAGCATTGGCTGAAGCTGGTGCCAAATATGCAAGGCATGTTGGCCAAGTTGATGAAGCAATGGAGCTCAAACGGACAGTCAGTGATATCAAGCACGAGGTTCACTCTCAACTTATCCAAAACGAAAAAACACGTCGGAGAGTTTCTGGCATTGTCAAAGAACTGAAGAAGCTCCACAGAGAGGCTGTTCAGAGTACCACAAATTCCATCACGGTTGTGGCTGTTCTTTTCGCATCCATTGCATTCCTAGCCATCTTCAATTTGCCGGGTCAGTACATACAAAATGGAAAAGACGTTGGAAAGGCAAATATAGCTGATAACATGGGTTTCCAAGTATTTTGCCTTCTAAACACTACATCTCTATTTATATCTTTAGCCGTTGTGGTAGTTCAAATTACTTTGGTAGCATGGGACACGACAGCTCAAAAGCAGGTTGTATCAGTCGTAAACAAGCTAATGTGGGCTGCCTGCGCTTGCACTTCAGGGGCTTTCATATCAATCGCTTATGTTGTTGTAGGGCATGAAACATGGATGGCTCTTGCTATTACCCTTGTCGGAGTTCCAATTCTTGTTGCAACTCTTGCAAGCATGTGCTACTTGGTTTTTCGACAACATTTTGGTATCTTTAGCAGTGACTCTCAAAGACGAATCAGACGAGCAAGTGGAAGCAAGTCTTTCTCATGGCCTCACTCGGTTAACATATCTGATGATGATGATTACAACTCCGACCTCGAGAAGATTTATGCCCTATAG
- the LOC103504433 gene encoding E3 ubiquitin protein ligase RIE1 isoform X2, translating into MSSPSFPSSMDPPAQQIPLLPSRQPPSNSDASTSPIGPLALLLGRATGRRGTSMLVRETAARELEERRIDWGYSKPVVALDITWNLAFVFVSLGVLIRSVHEKPNTPIRLWIVVYAAQCLVHVVLVWFEFKRRNARRARDMETQQQQQPDGYVTNESDEDDGGQRSLSRCESVNTLVSLIWWLFGFYWVVAGGNILMQNAPSLYWLAVVFLAFDVFFAVFCVVLACLIGIALCCCLPCIIAILYAVAGQEGATDADLSMLPKYRYRVSNEPSPGDGLMVPVETSSRYLTTERVLLREDAECCICLSPYEDGVELHALPCNHHFHYACITKWLKMNATCPLCKYNILKNSEPV; encoded by the exons ATGTCTTCCCCATCCTTTCCTTCTTCCATGGACCCTCCCGCTCAACAGATCCCTCTCTTACCTTCCCGTCAGCCCCCCTCCAACTCTGACGCCTCCACTTCCCCAATCGGCCCTCTTGCCCTTCTCTTGGGTCGCGCCACTGGCCGCCGTGGAACTTCAATGCTCGTTCGTGAGACGGCGGCACGTGAACTTGAAGAGCGCCGCATCGATTGGGGCTATTCCAAGCCTGTGGTTGCCCTTGACATTACGTGGAATTTAGCTTTTGTTTTCGTTTCCCTGGGTGTGCTTATTCGCTCTGTCCATGAAAAACCCAATACGCCAATTCGGCTTTGGATTGTGGTTTATGCGGCTCAGTGCTTGGTGCACGTTGTGCTTGTGTGGTTTGAGTTTAAGAGGAGGAATGCGAGGAGGGCTAGGGATATGGAGACGCAGCAACAGCAGCAGCCTGATGGTTATGTAACTAATGAAAGCGATGAAGACGATGGTGGCCAAAGGAGTCTTTCCAG ATGTGAGTCAGTGAACACTCTGGTATCGTTAATTTGGTGGTTGTTTGGCTTTTATTGGGTCGTTGCTGGTGGTAACATCCTCATGCAGAATGCTCCATCTTTATACTG GCTGGCTGTTGTATTCCTGGCCTTTGATGTGTTCTTTGCAGTCTTTTGTGTTGTTTTGGCATGTTTGATTGGAATTGCTCTCTGTTGCTGCTTGCCTTGCATTATAGCCATTCTTTATGCTGTTGCAGGCCAG GAAGGTGCAACCGATGCTGATTTAAGTATGCTTCCTAAGTACAGATATCGAGTGTCCAATGAGCCATCTCCAGGGGATGGGTTAATGGTTCCAGTAGAGACTAGCAGTAGATACTTGACGACTGAGCGCGTTCTATTACGCGAGGATGCG GAGTGCTGTATATGTCTTAGTCCGTACGAGGATGGAGTCGAGCTTCATGCTCTTCCCTGCAATCACCATTTTCATTATGCGTGCATCACAAAATGGCTGAAGATGAATGCAACATGTCCTCTGTGCAAGTATAATATTCTTAAGAATAGTGAACCCGTGTAA
- the LOC103504433 gene encoding E3 ubiquitin protein ligase RIE1 isoform X1 — MSSPSFPSSMDPPAQQIPLLPSRQPPSNSDASTSPIGPLALLLGRATGRRGTSMLVRETAARELEERRIDWGYSKPVVALDITWNLAFVFVSLGVLIRSVHEKPNTPIRLWIVVYAAQCLVHVVLVWFEFKRRNARRARDMETQQQQQPDGYVTNESDEDDGGQRSLSSVAKRCESVNTLVSLIWWLFGFYWVVAGGNILMQNAPSLYWLAVVFLAFDVFFAVFCVVLACLIGIALCCCLPCIIAILYAVAGQEGATDADLSMLPKYRYRVSNEPSPGDGLMVPVETSSRYLTTERVLLREDAECCICLSPYEDGVELHALPCNHHFHYACITKWLKMNATCPLCKYNILKNSEPV; from the exons ATGTCTTCCCCATCCTTTCCTTCTTCCATGGACCCTCCCGCTCAACAGATCCCTCTCTTACCTTCCCGTCAGCCCCCCTCCAACTCTGACGCCTCCACTTCCCCAATCGGCCCTCTTGCCCTTCTCTTGGGTCGCGCCACTGGCCGCCGTGGAACTTCAATGCTCGTTCGTGAGACGGCGGCACGTGAACTTGAAGAGCGCCGCATCGATTGGGGCTATTCCAAGCCTGTGGTTGCCCTTGACATTACGTGGAATTTAGCTTTTGTTTTCGTTTCCCTGGGTGTGCTTATTCGCTCTGTCCATGAAAAACCCAATACGCCAATTCGGCTTTGGATTGTGGTTTATGCGGCTCAGTGCTTGGTGCACGTTGTGCTTGTGTGGTTTGAGTTTAAGAGGAGGAATGCGAGGAGGGCTAGGGATATGGAGACGCAGCAACAGCAGCAGCCTGATGGTTATGTAACTAATGAAAGCGATGAAGACGATGGTGGCCAAAGGAGTCTTTCCAG TGTTGCGAAAAGATGTGAGTCAGTGAACACTCTGGTATCGTTAATTTGGTGGTTGTTTGGCTTTTATTGGGTCGTTGCTGGTGGTAACATCCTCATGCAGAATGCTCCATCTTTATACTG GCTGGCTGTTGTATTCCTGGCCTTTGATGTGTTCTTTGCAGTCTTTTGTGTTGTTTTGGCATGTTTGATTGGAATTGCTCTCTGTTGCTGCTTGCCTTGCATTATAGCCATTCTTTATGCTGTTGCAGGCCAG GAAGGTGCAACCGATGCTGATTTAAGTATGCTTCCTAAGTACAGATATCGAGTGTCCAATGAGCCATCTCCAGGGGATGGGTTAATGGTTCCAGTAGAGACTAGCAGTAGATACTTGACGACTGAGCGCGTTCTATTACGCGAGGATGCG GAGTGCTGTATATGTCTTAGTCCGTACGAGGATGGAGTCGAGCTTCATGCTCTTCCCTGCAATCACCATTTTCATTATGCGTGCATCACAAAATGGCTGAAGATGAATGCAACATGTCCTCTGTGCAAGTATAATATTCTTAAGAATAGTGAACCCGTGTAA